In Diabrotica undecimpunctata isolate CICGRU chromosome 4, icDiaUnde3, whole genome shotgun sequence, a single genomic region encodes these proteins:
- the Rpn5 gene encoding 26S proteasome non-ATPase regulatory subunit 12, translating into MENIATDSGKIVKMEVDYSATCDDKIPECQKLAKSGKLHDALDQLLALEKQTRTGADMISTGRVLVAICQICKDAKNWSALNEHIVLLTKRRSQLKQAVAKMVQECCTYVDETPDKETKVKLIDTLRQVTEGKIYVEVERARLTHKLAKIREDDGDIQQAADIIQELQVETYGSMEKREKVELILEQMRLCVAKQDYIRTQIISKKINTKFFEEDGSSDLKLKYYRLMMEVDQHEGSYLATCKHYRAVLNTPSIMAVPEEKQAAAQAVVLYIILAPHDNEQVDLTHRVLADKVLEEIPTYKQLLKLFTTPELIKWSGLCELYEKQLKTTPVFSGNDQAQKRWSDLKSRVVEHNIRVMAKYYTRITINRISELLDLSPGETEEFLSQMVVSKTIQAKTDRPAGVVHFQQSKDPSDVLNDWAHDLTQLMQHVNKITHLINKEECVHKHLQSTTA; encoded by the exons ATGGAGAACATTGCTACTGATTCTGGAAAAATAGTGAAGATGGAAGTGGATTACAGTGCCACTTGTGACGATAAAATCCCCGAGTGTCAAAAACTAGCAAAATCAGGTAAATTGCATGATGCCCTTGATCAATTGCTGGCTTTGGAGAAGCAGACCAGAACAGGAGCAGACATGATATCCACTGGTCGAGTCTTGGTTGCCATTTGCCAAATTTGCAAAGATGCAAAGAATTGGTCTGCACTCAATGAACACATCGTTTTGTTGACAAAAAGGAGGTCACAGTTGAAGCAAGCTGTGGCCAAGATGGTTCAAGAATGCTGCACCTATGTGGATGAAACTCCAGATAAGGAGACCAAAGTAAAACTTATAGACACGTTAAG gcAGGTTACTGAAGGAAAAATTTATGTAGAAGTTGAAAGAGCTCGTCTGACTCATAAGTTAGCCAAAATCCGTGAAGATGATGGTGATatacaacaagctgctgatattaTTCAAGAACTGCAGGTGGAAACATATGGATCTATGGAGAAAAGGGAGAAAGTGGAATTAATACTAGAGCAGATGAGGTTATGTGTTGCCAAGCAGGACTACATTCGAACTCAGATCATTTCCAAGAAGATCAATACCAAATTTTTCGAAGAAGATG gCTCTTCagatttaaaattaaagtattaCAGACTGATGATGGAGGTGGATCAACATGAGGGCTCCTACTTGGCAACTTGTAAACATTATAGGGCTGTTCTTAATACTCCAAGCATTATGGCAGTGCCTGAAGAAAAACAAGCTGCTGCGCAAGCTGTTGTTCTATATATTATATTGGCCCCACATGACAATGAGCAG GTTGATTTGACACATCGGGTGTTAGCTGACAAAGTCTTGGAGGAAATTCCAACTTACAAGCAACTTCTCAAACTCTTTACCACTCCTGAATTGATCAAATGGTCTGGTTTGTGTGAACTGTATGAAAAGCAGTTGAAGACTACTCCAGTTTTTTCTGGCAATGATCAGGCCCAGAAAAGATGGTCAGATTTGAA ATCCAGAGTAGTTGAACATAACATTCGAGTAATGGCCAAATACTACACCCGCATTACAATAAACCGTATCTCAGAATTACTAGACCTTTCTCCGGGAGAAACAGAGGAATTCTTGTCTCAAATGGTTGTTAGCAAAACGATTCAAGCTAAAACTGACAGACCAGCAGGAGTTGTTCATTTCCAACAAAGCAAAGATCCCAGCGATGTCTTGAATGATTGGGCTCACGATTTGACTCAGCTGATGCAGCATGTCAACAAAATCACTCATCTCATCAACAAGGAGGAATGTGTTCACAAACATCTTCAGTCTACTACAGCTTAG
- the LOC140438117 gene encoding uncharacterized protein translates to MTQQRYCTDAPEEINQRQNQSNQRTRFELCPKQPVQNQAEQMRESRNNNQRNGDLRTPCSSLYKDFIGEDGAQIVDVMPCPDPQRYQRVPAVTMNIIPLNQQFRDTNNNDECKQLIREREERWRNRIIAADNIIPPDYVCPHLDTSPLDDAVLMSYMDNEHFEILVDHSAVLLHDFALDADFYGEVEELFNCCDKR, encoded by the exons atgACTCAACAACGGTACTGTACCGACGCTCCAGAAGAAATAAATCAAAGACAAAACCAATCAAATCAAAGAACTCGATTCGAATTATGTCCTAAGCAACCTGTACAAAATCAAGCAgagcaaatgagagaatcacgtaaTAATAATCAAAGAAATGGAGACTTAAGGACTCCATGCTCATCATTGTATAAAGACTTTATAGGAGAAG ATGGTGCTCAAATAGTAGATGTTATGCCTTGTCCAGATCCGCAAAGATATCAGAGAGTCCCAGCAGTAACGATGAATATTATCCCGTTGAATCAGCAGTTTAGAG atacaaaTAATAATGACGAATGCAAGCAACTCATAAGAGAAAGAGAGGAGAGATGGAGGAACCGAATAATCGCAGCAGATAACATAATTCCCCCCGACTATGTATGTCCACATTTAGACACAAGTCCTCTGGATGACGCAGTCCTAATGTCTTATATGGATAACGAACATTTTGAAATTCTGGTCGATCACTCTGCGGTTTTATTGCACGATTTTGCTTTAGATGCAGATTTTTATGGTGAAGTCGAAGAGCTTTTTAATTGCTGCGATAAGAGATAA
- the mRpL12 gene encoding large ribosomal subunit protein bL12m, translating into MQSVRLILRPLQRYRGISNCAALCQSVEVQTNPVEKIQIPPPSNVDQPVSPKIDKLATEISKLNLIEVSELSSVLKKRLNLPDAPVFPAGGFAPVAAPVDEEDAAPKKEKSIFTVKLMKFEEKQKVALIKEIKVLVEGMNLVQAKKFVEGAPAVVKADVPKEEAEKLKAAIEKVGGVVELD; encoded by the exons ATGCAGAGTGTAAGATTGATACTTCGCCCATTGCAAAGATACAGAGGAATTTCAAATTG TGCTGCATTATGCCAGTCGGTGGAGGTTCAGACGAATCCCGTAGAAAAGATTCAAATTCCACCCCCTAGTAATGTTGATCAACCAGTATCCCCAAAAATAGATAAACTAGCAACAGAAATTTCTAAGCTTAACCTAATTGAAGTGTCTGAACTAAGTTCTGTCTTAAAAAAGAGGCTCAATTTACCTGATGCTCCTGTCTTTCCAGCGGGTGGCTTCGCGCCAGTTGCTGCACCCGTAGATGAAGAGGATGCTGCCCCTAAAAAAGAAAAATCTATATTCACAGTAAAATTGatgaaatttgaagaaaaacagAAAGTGGCgttaataaaagaaattaaggTCTTAGTAGAAGGCATGAATTTAGTACAAGCGAAAAAGTTTGTTGAGGGCGCTCCTGCTGTCGTTAAAGCTGATGTGCCCAAAGAGGAGGCTGAAAAATTAAAAGCAGCGATAGAAAAAGTTGGTGGTGTTGTAGAACTTGATTAA